DNA sequence from the Marinilongibacter aquaticus genome:
ATTGATGGATTTTGGGGCCTCCTACGCCAATTACAATGCAGACATCACCCGCTGCCTTCCGGCAAACGGTCGGTTTTCTTCAAGACAGAAAGAGGTCTATCAAGCGGTGCTGAATGTGTTTCATTTTGCCAAAAAGCTGCTGGTTGTCGGAAACGACATGCAAAGTTTACGCAATGAAACAGCAGCCAAAATGAGGGAAGAGTTGATCAAATTGGGCTTATTTTCTTCTGAAGAGGCCGATTCGAATCCCGAGTTGTACAGAAAATACTTTCCGCATGGCGTATCGCATCATTTGGGTTTGGATGTGCACGATGTGGGGAATCGGTACGAGCCATTTAAAAACGGAATGGTTTTCACCTGCGAGCCGGGGATTTATATCGAAGAGGAGGGCATCGGCATACGTTTGGAAAATGACATATTGATTCAAGATCAATCGCCTGTAGATTTGGCGGAAAATATTCCGATTGAGATCGAGGATATAGAAAATCTGATGCAAGCAAACTAAATTTGACCGAACAAAAACGAAGAGATGAAAAGGGCCATAATTGACCTCGGAACCAACACTTTCCACCTTTTGCTTGTCGATGAAAACGACCAAGTGATCTTAAAACTATCTCGGGCTGCGAAAATTGGAATGGGCGGCATCGAGAAAGGCATAATCACCGAAGAAGGGATTTTGAGGGGGCTTGCCGTACTGCGTGAGTACAAAGTGGAAATTGAGAAACAACAGATTCCGATGGACCAGGTTTTTGCCTTCGGCACCTCGGCTCTACGCTCGGCGGCAAATCAAAGTGAAGTATTGGCTCGATTCGCGAATGAAACAGGCATAGCGGTTCAGGTTATTTCCGGTGATCGTGAAGCGGAGTTGATATATGAAGGAGTGAAACAGGCGGTTGAGGTCTCTGAAACAAGCATGATTGTGGATATTGGAGGAGGCAGCGTGGAGTTTATCCTTTGCAATGCTCGGGATACACTTTGGCGACAAAGTTTTGAA
Encoded proteins:
- a CDS encoding Ppx/GppA phosphatase family protein, encoding MKRAIIDLGTNTFHLLLVDENDQVILKLSRAAKIGMGGIEKGIITEEGILRGLAVLREYKVEIEKQQIPMDQVFAFGTSALRSAANQSEVLARFANETGIAVQVISGDREAELIYEGVKQAVEVSETSMIVDIGGGSVEFILCNARDTLWRQSFEIGGQRLMAQFFKEDPMPRGQISKMFDYFREKLLPLANAVHQYAPQTLIGSSGSFDTLNQIYYYAEKGGPVPQERVGNDYPLEEFQRAFELLLDNDREARMQIPGMIEMRVDMIVVAVCLIQFLIQNFQIKRIQVSKFAMKEGILAMTK